One window of Camelina sativa cultivar DH55 chromosome 4, Cs, whole genome shotgun sequence genomic DNA carries:
- the LOC104783714 gene encoding expansin-A23-like yields MSFVVLAILVSAANLVLAHVGLTNIDSSWYDAHATFYGDMSGGETMQGACGYGDLFKQGYGLETAALSTALFNNGQTCGACFELMCVNSQYCKPNAGTIKITATNFCPPNYAEPFQYHWCNPPNNHFDLSMKMFLSFAEYRGGIVPVKFRRMMCGKSGGVRFEIKGNPYFIMVLVYNVGGAGDVTNVEIRGHKSNWIAMSRNWGQIWNTGLNLVGQRLSFVVRTSDGRSLAFFNVAPENWGFGQTYEGKLNF; encoded by the exons ATGAGTTTTGTTGTACTGGCGATTCTTGTGTCGGCGGCCAACCTTGTCTTGGCTCATGTCGGTCTTACGAATATCGACTCTTCGTGGTACGACGCACACGCTACGTTTTATGGCGACATGAGCGGCGGAGAAACCATGC AGGGAGCGTGTGGTTATGGCGATCTATTCAAACAAGGTTACGGCTTAGAGACCGCGGCGCTAAGCACGGCGTTGTTCAACAACGGACAGACTTGTGGTGCATGTTTTGAGCTCATGTGTGTAAACTCACAGTATTGCAAACCTAACGCCGGTACGATCAAGATCACAGCCACGAATTTCTGCCCACCAAATTACGCCGAACCGTTTCAGTACCATTGGTGCAACCCTCCAAACAACCACTTCGACCTATCGATGAAAATGTTCCTTTCGTTCGCTGAGTACAGAGGAGGGATAGTTCCGGTGAAGTTTAGGAGAATGATGTGTGGTAAGAGTGGTGGTGTGAGGTTTGAGATCAAGGGCAATCCTTATTTTATCATGGTTTTGGTGTATAACGTTGGTGGTGCAGGAGATGTGACTAATGTTGAGATTAGAGGGCATAAGAGTAATTGGATCGCTATGAGTAGGAATTGGGGACAAATTTGGAATACTGGTTTAAACTTGGTTGGACAAAGGCTCTCGTTTGTGGTTCGGACTAGTGATGGTAGGAGCTTGGCGTTCTTTAATGTCGCACCGGAGAATTGGGGTTTCGGACAAACTTACGAAGGAAAACtcaatttttag
- the LOC104780178 gene encoding uncharacterized protein LOC104780178: MRTLKTQSTSGRRRCDKFKSRRAHVLGPCCGKGRIDGGKKVPEKLRALQSLLPAPAKLSESENVGGGETDQLFQDTADYIVRLRTQVVVLKKLIEIYDNASDQKREVVL, from the coding sequence ATGAGAACTTTAAAGACTCAAAGCACAagtgggagaagaagatgcGACAAGTTCAAAAGTAGAAGGGCACATGTGTTAGGCCCGTGCTGCGGAAAGGGTAGAATCGACGGAGGGAAGAAGGTACCGGAGAAGCTCCGAGCGTTGCAGAGCCTTCTTCCTGCACCGGCGAAGCTGAGTGAGTCGGAGAATGTAGGTGGTGGAGAGACGGATCAGCTGTTTCAAGACACGGCGGATTATATCGTCCGGCTTAGAACACAAGTCGTGGTGTTGAAGAAACTGATCGAGATTTACGACAACGCCTCTGATCAGAAGAGAGAAGTTGTTTTATAA
- the LOC104780179 gene encoding plant-specific TFIIB-related protein 2-like yields the protein MEEETCLDCKRATIMVIDHSSGDTICSECGLVLEAHIIDFFEEWRTFASDDNGSDRDPNRVGAPTNPLFKSGDLATVIEKPKENGSSFVSKDDISTLYRAQNQVKNHEEDLIRKAFSETQRITEALDLDIKIKSRACEIISRFDGHANTKLRRGKKLNALCAASVSTACRELNLSRTLKEISMVANGVSLKDIRKQALVIKHLLESEQASVSGANASTINTGELVRRFCSKLDIGQREIKAIREAVEKSANFVIRRNPKSILAAVIFIISHISQTNKRPIREIAIVSEVVENTIKNSVKDIFPCASKIIPNWYACEEDVIKKLRDIIASWDSAKLSV from the exons ATGGAGGAAGAGACTTGTTTGGACTGCAAGAGAGCGACCATAATGGTGATCGACCACAGTAGTGGCGACACGATCTGTTCAGAGTGTGGCCTCGTCCTTGAAGCTCACATCATCGACTTCTTTGAGGAATGGAGAACTTTTGCCTCCGACGACAATGGCAGTGATCGAGACCCAAATCGTGTTGGTGCTCCAACCAACCCTCTTTTCAAATCCGGCGATCTCGCCACCGTCATCGAGAAACCTAAAGAAAACGGTTCCTCTTTCGTCTCCAAAGACGACATCTCGACTCTGTACCGGGCACAGAACCAAGTCAAGAATCATGAGGAAGACCTAATCAGGAAAGCCTTTAGCGAAACCCAGAGAATCACGGAGGCGCTAGACCTAGATATCAAAATCAAGTCTAGGGCATGCGAGATTATATCAAGATTCGATGGTCACGCTAACACGAAACTACGCAGAGGAAAGAAGTTGAACGCTCTCTGTGCTGCCTCTGTTTCGACGGCTTGTCGTGAACTGAATCTGTCGAGGACGTTGAAAGAGATATCAATGGTTGCCAATGGTGTTAGCTTGAAGGATATACGAAAACAAGCCTTGGTGATAAAGCATCTTCTTGAGTCAGAACAAGCCTCTGTGTCTGGTGCCAATGCGAGTACAATAAACACGGGAGAACTTGTTCGTCGCTTCTGTTCCAAGCTTGATATAGGTCAAAGAGAGATAAAGGCGATTCGAGAAGCCGTGGAGAAATCTGCGAATTTTGTTATCCGAAGAAACCCTAAGTCTATTCTTGCTGCTgttatcttcatcatctctcATATATCTCAGACCAACAAGAGACCTATTCGAG AAATTGCGATCGTTTCAGAAGTAGTGGAGAATACAATCAAGAACTCTGTAAAGGATATCTTCCCTTGCGCCTCGAAGATTATACCAAACTGGTATGCTTGTGAAGAAGACGTTATAAAGAAGTTAAGAGATATCATAGCTTCTTGGGATTCTGCAAAACTTTCAGTATAG